The region TGATCACCATTGCAGTTGCAAATCAAAAAGGCGGAGAGGGAAAAACAACTACTTCTTTGAATCTTGCCATGGGATTGGCTCGCCGAAATCTCAAAACTTTACTCATCGATATGGATCCCCAGGCAAATTCCACTGGGATTTTCTTAAACCCTGAGACAGTGGAAAAAGACTTAGCTCACCTGTTTCAAAATTCGGCGAACCTAAAAGATATCATCACACCAGCGTATAACAACCATTTATGGGTAGCTCCATCTAGCATGCGTTTGGCGGAAATGGAAACTGTTTCGGTGAACTCAGTGGAAGCTCCCTATATTTTGAGAGATTCTCTCTCGGGACTCAAAGACTTTGATTTTGTCATCATTGACTGCCCTCCATCCCTTTCTATTTTTACAGTGAACAGTTTGGTTGCGGCAAATTACGTACTCATTCCTCTACAAGCGGAAAAGTTTTCCATGGACGGAATCATGGGTCTCCAGCAGACCATTTCTTCGATTAAAAAAAGAATTAACCCTGATCTGGAAATCCTGGGAGCACTCATCACCCAGCTAAAACCGCAAACCCTACTCACTAAAACCATATTACCTGTTCTCACCAAATACTTCCGGATTTTTGAACACACAATCTCGGACGGGGTAGCGATCGGCGAAAGCCATTTGGCAAAAAAGTCAGTTTATGATTACAACCGAACGTCCCGGCAATCCCAAGAGTATGAAGGTTTCATTGAGGAGGTTTTAAATGAGCTTAAAAAGTAAACGTTTAGGAACCCTCGCCGATATCTACCAAGCTGAAAATTTGGATGGTACCATTCGCACCATTCGATTGGATAAAATCCAACCGTCGGAACACCAGCCTAGACAAGAACGAAAAAAAGGAATCGAGGAATTGGCGCAGACCCTAAAGGCAGATGGGCTTTTACAGCCCATCATCGTTTCCAAAGGGGAAAAAGAAGGTAGTTATAAAATCATCGCAGGGGAACGTCGCTACCATGCCGCGAAATCCTTAGGTTGGTCTGAAATTGAATGTAAAATTTTAAACCGACCCGACAAAGAAATCTACAAACTTGCCGTCATTGAAAATCTACAAAGAGAAAATCTCTCTCCCTATGAAGAGGTAGATGCCCTACTCTTTTTGAAACATTCCTATCAATACACTGACCAAGAATTGGGT is a window of Leptospira sp. WS60.C2 DNA encoding:
- a CDS encoding ParB/RepB/Spo0J family partition protein; the encoded protein is MSLKSKRLGTLADIYQAENLDGTIRTIRLDKIQPSEHQPRQERKKGIEELAQTLKADGLLQPIIVSKGEKEGSYKIIAGERRYHAAKSLGWSEIECKILNRPDKEIYKLAVIENLQRENLSPYEEVDALLFLKHSYQYTDQELGDLFGKSRSYMTEVLSITSMSKADLEKCKKNEIYNKNLLVQAAQAAKKGSLDEFLTLYHKGALKTVKDAKDFNKQAKSGEGANVKTSSLSGYKIRRTSVGIQIQSDDEILLGDIYKFIRKELSKKYGDSA